The Candidatus Campbellbacteria bacterium genomic sequence TGGAAGTCGAATGGTGAGAAGTCCGTTTTTAAGTTCTGCCACTGCATCTTCTGCTTTGACCTCTGCTGGGAGCAGTATTGTTCGAGCAAATGTACCCCAGTACAATTCACGATGGAAGTAGTCGCTGTCGTCGGCCTCGTACATTTCTCTACGTGAACCCTTAATGGTCACCATCTCTTGACTAATGGACACATCGAGATCGTCGAGACCTACCCCTGCCACCATCGTTTTTATGATGATTTCAGTTGGTGTTTGGCTTACGTCAACAGCGAGTTCCGCTTCTTGCTCTCGATCTTCGGCGAGTGTACTAATACTATCTTTGCGCATGAGATCTTTTGGACTCTCGTCGTCATCAAGAAAATCGTCATCAGTATTGATTGCGCCTGTTAGTCGTTGAAAGAATGATTGTTTTTTCATGATAAGTAGTAGGGGGCAATTATTTTTATAACATCGTATCTTGTATTGTATCATCCGTGGCACAACTCGCCAGAGTAGTTACTGTGGACGAACATGTTTAACATCTTCAAAGAGCAACATGAGTCCAATAACGAGTATCCACAACATGGCAAAAACATAGAAAATACCGTCTGTGCCTCCTTGTACAATAAAATAATTGAACCCGGCATGAAGAAGCACCGCGCCAATGAGGCCAAGCCAAAAATATTCATGTTGCACTTTTTTCTTTTTATAAAATGAAAGCGCAATCATGCCCCCAATGACCGATGAGGCCACAACATGGAGGAGCGATGTGCCAATGAAGCGAATATTTCCTGTGAGAATTCCCGTAAATGCGTCACCTTCAATAAGGGGATTGAGAAGAAAAAGCATGTTTTCCGCAGCTGCAAATCCGAGTGCTGCGGTAAGCAGGTACACCATTGCGTCAATCGGTTCATCCTCTGCCTGTGTGTGCATGCCACCGATGTACGCAGCGCCATACTTGAGTGTTTCTTCGATAAGTGCCCACGCAATGAAAATAAACAATGGAGCTGTTGAAATAAACTCCACGGCCCGTTCAAGCGGAACAGCGAGCGCTACTCCCGCCATACCGAGTACAAAACATGCGACAAGGAGATGACGAGGTTCGGGATGACGACGATCTTCGCGTAGCCAAAACCACAACCAGAAAAAGGCCGGAATAGAACCTCCCAAGAATGCAAAGATAACTGTTTGAAAGAGCGACATTATTTTGTATTTACATCAATTTCCAAACTAATCACTAACTTCTCACCCCCAACTCCTAACACCTACTACTTTTTGGCCACAACGCTACCATAATCATATCAGTTTCTGTGTGGGGAAGTGAGCTCCAAATTTCTTCGGTGATAAATGGCATGAATGGGTGGAGTAGTTTGAGTGATGTTTTGAGAATGTGTGTTAGTGTCCACTGTGCGCTCTGTTTTATGTGTCCACCTTCCCCCATAAGTGCTGGTTTCGCTTCTTCAAGAATGATATCGGCAAACGTGTGCCAAATGTAGTGATACAGTTTTTCAGATGCGAGGTACAGACGATACGTTTCCATATCATCAGTCACCTCTTGTACGAGTGCGTCCAACTCCTTGATGCGAGAGTTATCCGCGTCGGTGAGGGTTGGTTGTTCGGTTGGTGCATCTTCAGTATTTGAAAGAATAAAACGTGTCATGTTCCACATTTTGTTTCCAAACTTTTTGTACGCCTTCACTTTTTCTTCCGAAAGGTTGCTATCGTTTCCAGGGCCAACGGCGACTATCATTGCCATGCGAAGTGAATCGGCACCATATTTTTCAATGAGGCTCAATGGATCGACAATGTTACCGAGAGATTTTGACATCTTTCGTCCTTTCTCGTCACGAACAAGGCCGTGAAGGTACACAGTACGGAAGGGAACATCGCCAAGTAAGTATCCAGACATGAGAATCATGCGTGCAACCCAGAAAAAGAGAATGTCATACCCAGTTTCAAGAAGCGCAGTCGGGTGATACGTTTTGAAGTCGGCAGTTTCTTCGGGCCAGCCAAGTGTTGAGAATGTCCACAAACCAGATGAAAACCACGTATCAAGTGTATCTTCGTCTTGGGCCCACCCATCGCCCGTTGGTGCCTCTAGGCCAACGTATGTTTCTGAGCCCTTGTACCAAACCGGAATGCGGTGTCCGTACCAAATCTGTCGGCTGATACACCAATCACGGAGGTTATCAATCCAATGGAAATACGTTTTCTCAAATCGTTCTGGGAGAACTGTCACAGCCTTACTTTCAACAGATGCCCGCATGATGTTC encodes the following:
- a CDS encoding Hsp20/alpha crystallin family protein is translated as MKKQSFFQRLTGAINTDDDFLDDDESPKDLMRKDSISTLAEDREQEAELAVDVSQTPTEIIIKTMVAGVGLDDLDVSISQEMVTIKGSRREMYEADDSDYFHRELYWGTFARTILLPAEVKAEDAVAELKNGLLTIRLPKIDKQRQTKLRIRTI
- a CDS encoding PrsW family intramembrane metalloprotease, translating into MSLFQTVIFAFLGGSIPAFFWLWFWLREDRRHPEPRHLLVACFVLGMAGVALAVPLERAVEFISTAPLFIFIAWALIEETLKYGAAYIGGMHTQAEDEPIDAMVYLLTAALGFAAAENMLFLLNPLIEGDAFTGILTGNIRFIGTSLLHVVASSVIGGMIALSFYKKKKVQHEYFWLGLIGAVLLHAGFNYFIVQGGTDGIFYVFAMLWILVIGLMLLFEDVKHVRPQ